From one Pseudomonas fluorescens genomic stretch:
- a CDS encoding MFS transporter, with amino-acid sequence MTAHNKAKWFKFLILILGGGTVYKLANLKDAFYVPMQEFMGLSHTQIGLLLSANAIIATGLFVVGGMLADRYDTRKLIPLGLIGTGALGLYLATFPPFSSLMLVFCLLAVCADCIYWPALLKAIRGLGNDQEQGRMFGLLEGGRGVVDTLVAFSALGVFIALGSGEHGLKAAILFYALIDIGAGVLTWFLLKGNQAQAQTTSKNPLANLMEAIKVPAIWLVSFNVFMVYIVYCGLTYFIPYLKEVYGLPVALVGAYGIINQYMLKIFGGPAGGFIADKHFKSPSRYLKWAFLALLPMMAIILLVPKSPGFIYAGMAATLSFAFIVFSMRGVFWAPMGEVGIAPHITGSAFGIGCLIGYAPGMFAYVGYGAILDHFPGQQGYNSVFIAMMLLALIGFVVASRLQRLVRKAAPVGTAATA; translated from the coding sequence ATGACTGCACACAACAAGGCCAAATGGTTCAAGTTCCTGATACTGATTCTGGGTGGCGGCACCGTCTACAAGCTGGCCAACCTTAAAGACGCGTTTTATGTACCCATGCAGGAGTTCATGGGGCTTTCGCATACACAAATCGGCTTGCTGCTCAGCGCCAACGCCATCATCGCCACCGGTTTGTTCGTGGTCGGCGGCATGCTGGCCGACCGTTACGATACCCGCAAGCTGATCCCGCTGGGCCTGATCGGCACCGGCGCCCTGGGCCTGTACCTGGCCACCTTCCCGCCGTTCAGCAGCCTGATGCTGGTGTTCTGCCTGCTGGCGGTGTGTGCCGACTGCATCTACTGGCCAGCGCTGCTCAAGGCCATTCGCGGCCTGGGCAATGACCAGGAACAAGGGCGCATGTTCGGCTTGCTCGAAGGCGGCCGCGGCGTGGTCGACACCCTGGTGGCGTTTTCTGCGCTGGGCGTGTTCATTGCCCTGGGCAGCGGCGAGCACGGCCTGAAAGCCGCTATCCTGTTCTACGCGCTGATCGACATCGGCGCTGGAGTGCTGACCTGGTTTTTGCTCAAAGGCAATCAGGCGCAAGCCCAGACCACCAGCAAGAACCCGCTGGCCAACCTCATGGAAGCGATCAAGGTCCCGGCGATCTGGCTGGTCAGCTTCAACGTGTTCATGGTGTACATCGTCTACTGCGGCCTGACCTATTTCATCCCTTACCTGAAGGAAGTCTATGGTCTGCCGGTGGCGCTGGTCGGTGCCTACGGCATCATCAACCAGTACATGCTGAAGATCTTCGGCGGGCCGGCGGGCGGGTTCATCGCCGACAAACACTTCAAGAGCCCCAGCCGTTACCTGAAATGGGCGTTTCTGGCGCTACTGCCAATGATGGCGATCATCTTGCTGGTGCCCAAAAGCCCGGGCTTCATCTACGCCGGCATGGCCGCGACGCTGTCGTTCGCCTTTATCGTGTTCTCCATGCGCGGGGTGTTCTGGGCGCCGATGGGTGAAGTCGGGATTGCCCCGCACATCACCGGTTCCGCGTTCGGCATCGGCTGCCTGATCGGCTATGCGCCGGGGATGTTCGCCTATGTCGGCTACGGCGCGATCCTTGATCATTTCCCCGGCCAGCAAGGCTACAACTCTGTGTTCATCGCCATGATGTTGCTGGCGCTGATCGGTTTTGTCGTCGCCAGCCGGCTGCAGCGCCTGGTGCGCAAAGCCGCTCCTGTCGGCACAGCGGCCACGGCGTAG
- a CDS encoding Dyp-type peroxidase has product MQFQPGILAAPVPAQARHLFFTLHSPAALPGVLDALLQQVDGSRVVAGFGAPLVQALGGSIDGLRGFPQLTAAVDNPCTQHDLWLWLRGEDRGDLWLLSQALEQLLAPAFKLAEATDAFRHKSGHDLTGYEDGTENPVEDAAVEAAILASDVPGLNGSSFAAFQLWRHDLSCFKALPQAEQDDIIGRRKADNEELDDAPESAHVKRTAQESFAPEAFIVRRSMPWADDRGAGLAFLAFGHSFDAFEVQLRRMSGLEDGVVDALYRFSRPLTGGYYWCPPMGEHGLDLSAVLRG; this is encoded by the coding sequence ATGCAGTTTCAGCCAGGCATTCTTGCCGCCCCCGTTCCCGCCCAGGCCCGCCACCTGTTCTTCACCTTGCACTCGCCCGCTGCACTGCCAGGCGTGCTCGATGCGCTGCTGCAACAGGTCGATGGCAGCCGTGTGGTAGCCGGTTTCGGTGCGCCGCTGGTGCAGGCCCTGGGTGGCAGCATCGATGGCCTGCGCGGGTTTCCCCAATTGACCGCGGCAGTCGACAACCCCTGTACCCAGCACGACCTGTGGCTGTGGCTGCGCGGGGAAGACCGCGGTGACCTGTGGCTGCTCAGCCAGGCGCTGGAGCAACTGCTGGCCCCGGCTTTCAAACTCGCCGAGGCCACCGATGCCTTCCGCCACAAGAGCGGCCACGACCTGACCGGCTACGAAGATGGCACCGAGAACCCGGTGGAAGACGCCGCCGTTGAAGCGGCGATCCTCGCCAGCGACGTGCCGGGCCTGAACGGCTCGAGCTTTGCGGCGTTCCAGCTGTGGCGCCATGACCTGAGTTGTTTCAAGGCGTTGCCGCAGGCCGAACAGGACGACATCATCGGCCGACGCAAGGCCGACAACGAAGAACTCGACGACGCGCCGGAGTCGGCCCACGTCAAGCGCACCGCCCAGGAAAGCTTCGCCCCTGAGGCCTTTATCGTCCGTCGCTCGATGCCCTGGGCCGACGATCGTGGTGCTGGCCTGGCGTTCCTCGCCTTCGGGCATTCGTTTGATGCGTTTGAAGTGCAACTGCGGCGCATGAGCGGGCTGGAAGACGGCGTGGTCGATGCCCTGTACCGCTTCAGCCGGCCGCTGACCGGCGGCTACTACTGGTGCCCGCCGATGGGCGAGCATGGGCTGGACCTGAGCGCTGTGCTGAGGGGATAA
- a CDS encoding potassium transporter Kup, which yields MSQAATSASAHSPVKTSSLGLLIAAAGVVYGDIGTSPLYTLKEVFAGHYGVQANHDGVLGILSLVFWSLIWVVTIKYVLFVLRADNQGEGGIMALTALARRAAAPYPRLSRVLVLLGLFGAALFYGDSMITPAISVLSAVEGLQLAFDGIDHWVVPLAVVVLVALFLIQKHGTARIGIIFGPVMVLWFTVLGALGVYGIVQRPEVLLAMNPAWAVNFFIVHPGMGVAILGAVVLALTGAEALYADMGHFGRKPIARAWILLVLPGLVLNYFGQGALILGNPEAVRNPFYLLAPDWALLPMIALATLATIIASQAVISGAFSLTRQAIQLGYVPRMFIQHTSSQEQGQIYIGTVNWALMVGVVLLVIGFESSGALAAAYGVAVTGTMLITTLLSSAVVLLLWKAPRWLAVPLLLGFLLVDSLYFAANAPKIFQGGAFPVIAGIALFILMTTWKRGRKIIVERLDESALPLPLFISSLAAQPPHRVQGTAVFLTARADAVPHALLHNLLHNQVLHERVVLLTVVSQDRPRVPVAQRFEVQAFGEGFYRVNLNFGFIEEPDVPAALQLCPLKDLDFSPMATTYFLSRETVIPTKRIGMARWREALFAFLLKNANSNLKYFNLPLNRVIELGTQVEM from the coding sequence GTGAGCCAAGCCGCTACTTCCGCAAGCGCCCATTCCCCCGTAAAAACCTCGTCACTTGGCCTGTTGATCGCCGCCGCCGGCGTGGTCTATGGCGATATTGGCACCAGCCCGTTGTACACCCTCAAGGAGGTCTTCGCCGGTCACTACGGCGTGCAGGCCAATCATGACGGTGTGCTCGGCATCCTCTCGCTGGTGTTCTGGTCGCTGATCTGGGTGGTGACCATCAAGTACGTGCTGTTCGTGCTGCGCGCCGACAACCAGGGCGAGGGCGGCATCATGGCCCTGACCGCCCTGGCCCGGCGTGCGGCGGCGCCGTATCCACGCTTGAGCCGGGTGCTGGTGCTGCTCGGCTTGTTTGGCGCTGCGCTGTTTTACGGCGACAGCATGATCACCCCGGCGATTTCGGTGCTGTCGGCGGTAGAGGGGCTGCAACTGGCCTTTGATGGCATCGACCATTGGGTCGTGCCCTTGGCTGTGGTGGTGCTGGTGGCGCTGTTTCTGATCCAGAAGCATGGCACCGCACGCATCGGTATCATTTTCGGCCCGGTCATGGTGCTGTGGTTCACCGTGCTTGGCGCACTGGGGGTATACGGCATCGTCCAACGCCCGGAAGTGCTGCTGGCGATGAACCCGGCCTGGGCGGTGAACTTCTTTATCGTGCACCCCGGTATGGGCGTGGCGATTCTCGGGGCGGTGGTGCTGGCCTTGACCGGCGCCGAGGCGCTGTATGCCGACATGGGCCATTTTGGTCGCAAGCCGATCGCCCGCGCCTGGATCCTGCTGGTGCTGCCGGGCCTGGTGCTCAACTATTTCGGCCAGGGTGCGCTGATCCTCGGCAACCCCGAGGCGGTGCGCAACCCGTTCTACCTGCTGGCCCCGGACTGGGCGCTGCTGCCGATGATCGCCCTGGCCACCCTGGCGACCATCATTGCCTCCCAGGCGGTGATTTCCGGCGCGTTTTCGCTGACCCGCCAGGCGATTCAGCTGGGTTACGTGCCGCGCATGTTCATCCAGCACACCTCAAGCCAAGAGCAAGGGCAGATTTACATCGGCACGGTGAACTGGGCGCTGATGGTCGGCGTGGTGCTGCTGGTGATCGGTTTCGAGTCGTCCGGCGCCCTGGCCGCAGCCTATGGTGTAGCGGTGACCGGCACCATGCTGATCACCACCTTGCTGTCGTCGGCGGTGGTGTTGCTGCTGTGGAAGGCCCCGCGCTGGCTGGCGGTGCCGTTGCTGCTGGGCTTTTTGCTGGTCGACAGCCTGTACTTTGCCGCCAACGCGCCGAAGATCTTCCAGGGCGGGGCCTTCCCGGTCATTGCCGGTATCGCCTTGTTCATCCTCATGACCACCTGGAAACGCGGACGCAAGATCATCGTCGAGCGCCTCGACGAGTCGGCCTTGCCGCTGCCGCTGTTCATCAGCAGCCTCGCCGCGCAACCGCCGCACCGGGTACAGGGCACTGCAGTGTTCCTCACCGCCCGCGCCGATGCCGTGCCCCATGCCTTGCTGCACAACCTGTTGCACAACCAGGTGCTGCATGAGCGGGTGGTGCTGCTGACCGTGGTGTCCCAGGATCGGCCACGGGTGCCGGTGGCCCAGCGTTTCGAGGTACAGGCGTTTGGCGAAGGCTTCTACCGGGTCAATCTCAACTTCGGTTTTATCGAAGAGCCCGATGTTCCAGCCGCGCTGCAGCTGTGTCCGCTCAAGGACCTGGACTTCAGCCCAATGGCCACCACCTACTTCCTCAGCCGCGAAACCGTGATCCCCACCAAGCGCATCGGCATGGCGCGCTGGCGTGAGGCGCTGTTCGCGTTCCTGCTCAAGAACGCCAACAGCAACCTCAAGTACTTCAACCTGCCGCTGAACCGGGTGATCGAGCTGGGGACCCAGGTGGAAATGTAA
- a CDS encoding DUF1656 domain-containing protein has product MPIDFEIGGVYLPPIAQALLLALPLLIAMLWLLQKLGVMQRVWHPALFEGALYACLCALIILYMGS; this is encoded by the coding sequence TTGCCCATTGATTTCGAGATTGGCGGCGTCTACCTGCCGCCGATTGCCCAGGCGTTGCTGCTGGCCCTACCGTTGTTGATTGCCATGCTCTGGCTGTTGCAAAAGCTCGGGGTCATGCAGCGGGTGTGGCATCCGGCGTTGTTTGAAGGCGCGCTGTACGCCTGCCTGTGCGCGTTGATTATCCTGTACATGGGGAGCTGA
- a CDS encoding sterol desaturase family protein: protein MILNLAVFLCTLTAMEGIGYLAHRYIMHGWGWFLHRSHHEPHLGALETNDVYLLALALIAFALVGLGRAGHAPLQWVGAGVAAFGVIYVIVHDGIVHRHWPFRPRPRNRYLKRLYRAHMLHHALKGRDNNVSFGFLYAPPMHKIKQQLRARRRG from the coding sequence ATGATCCTCAACCTCGCTGTATTTCTCTGCACCCTGACGGCCATGGAGGGCATCGGCTACCTGGCGCATCGATACATCATGCACGGCTGGGGCTGGTTCCTGCATCGCTCGCACCATGAACCGCATCTTGGCGCGCTGGAAACCAACGACGTCTACCTGCTGGCCCTGGCCCTGATCGCCTTTGCCCTGGTCGGCCTGGGCCGGGCCGGGCATGCGCCGTTGCAGTGGGTGGGGGCGGGTGTGGCGGCCTTCGGGGTAATCTATGTGATCGTCCATGACGGCATCGTCCATCGGCACTGGCCGTTCCGGCCACGGCCACGCAACCGTTACCTCAAGCGTTTGTACCGCGCGCATATGCTTCACCATGCCTTGAAGGGGCGGGATAACAATGTGTCGTTCGGGTTCCTGTATGCACCGCCCATGCACAAGATCAAGCAGCAATTGCGCGCGCGGCGCCGGGGTTGA
- a CDS encoding AraC family transcriptional regulator: MDSVVHQAPGHPGVRLIDARYQQFAFPRHFHLEYHIGLIVTGQQRYAAGGTRQLAGAGDILLMAPEHVHDGASADDQGYGIRILTLDPAWLAEVSRDLSDGRQGLPNLNALQLRHPQLQQLLDGLHQQRDPLAFQSQLWETLALLLGLGSTLRVSEHSNGFDPLRWRRLRDWLESRLDQPPSLEEMAAFVDLSPWQLLRRFRNHCGLPPQQWLTQLRLERALPRVLAGQPLSAVALDLGFYDQAHFSRLFRRTYGAPPRGLAQGKVPG; encoded by the coding sequence TTGGATAGCGTTGTGCACCAGGCCCCCGGGCATCCAGGCGTGCGCCTGATCGATGCCCGTTACCAGCAATTTGCCTTTCCCCGGCATTTTCACCTGGAGTACCACATCGGCCTGATTGTCACCGGCCAGCAGCGTTACGCTGCCGGTGGCACGCGCCAACTGGCCGGGGCAGGGGACATCCTGCTGATGGCCCCGGAGCATGTGCACGACGGTGCCAGTGCCGATGACCAGGGCTACGGCATCCGCATCCTGACCCTCGACCCGGCCTGGCTGGCCGAGGTCAGCCGTGACCTGAGCGACGGCCGCCAAGGCCTGCCCAACCTCAATGCCTTGCAACTGCGCCACCCGCAGCTGCAGCAGTTGCTCGACGGCCTGCACCAACAACGCGACCCGTTGGCGTTCCAGAGCCAATTGTGGGAAACCCTGGCGCTGCTGCTCGGGCTGGGCTCGACCCTCAGGGTGAGCGAGCACAGCAATGGCTTTGATCCTCTGCGTTGGCGGCGCTTGCGCGACTGGCTTGAGTCACGCTTGGATCAGCCGCCGAGCCTGGAAGAAATGGCTGCATTCGTCGACCTGAGCCCTTGGCAACTACTGCGCCGCTTTCGCAATCACTGCGGCTTGCCACCCCAGCAATGGTTGACCCAACTACGTTTGGAACGGGCCTTGCCCCGGGTGCTGGCAGGGCAGCCCTTGAGTGCGGTTGCCCTGGATCTGGGGTTCTACGATCAGGCCCATTTCAGCCGCCTGTTTCGCCGCACCTATGGCGCGCCACCGCGCGGCCTGGCGCAGGGCAAAGTCCCCGGCTGA
- a CDS encoding pyridoxal-phosphate dependent enzyme, with translation MSLHIETPLIASRPLSLASGLDIWLKLDALQPSGSFKLRGVGAACEAYAKQGKRRFVSSSGGNAGIAVAVAGRILGLPVTVVVPETTTERAKQLIRQEQAEVIVHGKAWHEANALALSLMSDDAAYIHPFDDPLLWQGHASMIDEVAACAFIPDAVVVAVGGGGLLSGVCEGLARNGWGQVPVFAVETTGAASLAAAMAQKQLVALDSVNTVATSLAAKQVCQRAFEWSQERPVYSHVVSDQAALDACEQFLLDHRLLVEPACGAALALAYAPTAELKRHQKVLVIVCGGVTATHDQIRQWRVAC, from the coding sequence ATGAGCCTGCACATCGAAACCCCGTTGATCGCCTCGCGTCCGTTGAGCCTGGCCAGTGGCCTGGATATCTGGCTCAAACTCGACGCGCTGCAGCCGTCCGGCTCGTTCAAGCTGCGCGGCGTCGGTGCGGCCTGTGAAGCCTATGCCAAACAGGGCAAGCGCCGCTTCGTGTCGTCGTCGGGTGGCAATGCCGGTATCGCCGTGGCCGTTGCCGGGCGCATTCTGGGCCTGCCGGTGACCGTGGTGGTGCCAGAGACCACCACTGAGCGGGCCAAGCAACTGATTCGCCAGGAACAAGCCGAGGTGATCGTGCATGGCAAGGCCTGGCACGAGGCCAATGCCCTGGCGCTGTCGCTGATGAGCGACGATGCCGCCTATATCCATCCCTTCGATGACCCGCTGCTGTGGCAGGGCCACGCGAGCATGATCGATGAAGTTGCCGCCTGCGCTTTCATTCCGGATGCAGTGGTGGTCGCGGTCGGCGGCGGTGGTTTGTTGTCCGGGGTGTGTGAAGGCCTGGCGCGCAACGGCTGGGGCCAGGTGCCGGTGTTTGCCGTGGAGACCACCGGCGCCGCGTCGCTGGCTGCTGCCATGGCGCAAAAGCAGCTGGTGGCGCTGGACAGCGTCAATACCGTGGCCACTTCGCTGGCGGCCAAGCAGGTGTGCCAGCGGGCCTTCGAGTGGAGCCAGGAGCGGCCGGTGTACAGCCATGTGGTCAGCGATCAGGCGGCGCTGGATGCCTGTGAGCAGTTCCTGCTCGATCATCGCCTCCTGGTCGAGCCCGCCTGCGGCGCGGCCCTGGCCCTGGCCTACGCGCCCACGGCCGAGCTCAAGCGTCACCAGAAGGTGCTGGTTATCGTCTGTGGTGGCGTCACCGCGACCCACGACCAGATCCGCCAATGGCGGGTGGCCTGCTAG
- a CDS encoding sugar phosphate isomerase/epimerase family protein, with product MNTLQERFATLLNHNAQGAEAPLLTRELATRLLARLDQARLFAHAYPLLSNLTHGRVTPFDLLDFAYRHELAGLSLHMLDGEHNSLGQMNTTQLCAFADKARTLQLDVHLEISSTRKVDVDAVVAVAKVIGSRNIRVYSRYEGLLSQVMDQIGGDLLYLARLADAHDLHFDFEQHEELKSDEIAQLLRQANHPRLNALFDFGNMINACEQPLQALRNLAPHIRQSHLKGVRVVAEDQGFGHYGVLQGSAEDDLPGARMLFELLMLGEQQPQVIAFILEQENHYVAPAFRQRNEPADPFIAYREMSDTPLPAGLTLEQMLAGEQRWANNQVSYVKTLLAEFRTLAELALASPASL from the coding sequence ATGAATACCCTACAAGAACGCTTCGCTACGTTACTGAACCACAATGCGCAAGGTGCCGAGGCACCGCTGCTGACCCGCGAGCTGGCCACCCGCTTGCTTGCCCGCCTCGACCAGGCGCGGCTGTTTGCCCACGCCTACCCGCTGCTGAGCAACCTCACCCACGGCCGCGTGACGCCATTTGACCTGCTCGACTTCGCCTATCGCCATGAACTGGCCGGCCTGAGCCTGCACATGCTCGACGGTGAGCACAACAGCCTGGGGCAAATGAACACCACGCAACTGTGCGCCTTTGCTGACAAGGCCCGAACCCTGCAACTGGACGTGCACCTGGAGATCAGCAGCACGCGCAAGGTCGACGTCGATGCGGTGGTTGCCGTGGCCAAGGTCATCGGCAGCCGCAATATTCGTGTGTATTCACGCTATGAAGGCTTGCTGTCGCAGGTGATGGACCAGATCGGTGGTGACCTGCTGTACCTGGCTCGACTGGCCGACGCCCATGACCTGCATTTTGATTTCGAGCAGCACGAGGAGCTCAAGAGCGACGAGATCGCCCAACTGCTGCGCCAGGCCAACCATCCGCGGCTCAATGCCCTGTTCGATTTCGGCAACATGATCAATGCCTGCGAACAACCGCTGCAGGCTCTGCGCAACCTGGCCCCGCATATCCGCCAGAGCCACCTCAAGGGCGTGCGGGTGGTGGCCGAAGACCAGGGCTTTGGTCACTACGGCGTACTGCAAGGCAGCGCCGAGGACGACCTGCCCGGCGCGCGCATGCTGTTCGAGCTGCTGATGCTCGGTGAGCAGCAGCCGCAAGTGATCGCCTTCATCCTCGAACAGGAAAACCACTACGTCGCTCCGGCCTTCCGCCAACGCAACGAGCCGGCCGATCCGTTCATTGCCTACCGGGAAATGAGCGATACGCCCCTGCCCGCAGGCTTGACCCTCGAACAAATGCTGGCCGGTGAACAGCGCTGGGCCAACAACCAGGTGAGCTACGTGAAAACCTTGCTGGCCGAGTTTCGCACCCTCGCCGAGTTGGCGCTCGCCAGCCCCGCCAGCCTTTGA
- a CDS encoding bile acid:sodium symporter family protein gives MTASPLLSAFLPIALGFIMLGLGLTLTLADFARVVKFPRPVLIGLACQILLLPFICFLIAKGFALAPALAVGLMLLAASPGGTTANLFSHLAHGDVALNVTLTAVNSLIAILTMPLLVNLSLAHFMAADQAIPLQFAKVLQVFAIVLVPVALGMLIRYFAPGFAARMERPMKIIAALFLVFTIVLAMVKDWQTVVDYAPVVGGAALLFNLLSLCIGYWLPRLLKIPKRQAIAIGMEIGIHNGTLAIALALSPTLLNNSTMAIPAAIYSLIMFFTAAGFGWWVSRGREPVTVGAQ, from the coding sequence ATGACTGCATCGCCCTTGCTCAGTGCCTTCCTGCCCATTGCCCTGGGTTTCATTATGCTCGGTCTGGGGCTGACCCTGACCCTGGCCGATTTTGCCCGGGTGGTGAAATTTCCCAGGCCCGTGCTGATTGGCCTGGCCTGCCAGATCCTGCTGCTGCCCTTTATCTGCTTTCTGATCGCCAAGGGCTTTGCGCTGGCGCCGGCGCTGGCGGTCGGCCTGATGCTGCTGGCCGCCTCGCCGGGCGGCACCACCGCCAACCTGTTCAGCCACCTGGCCCATGGTGACGTGGCCTTGAACGTGACCCTTACGGCGGTCAACTCACTGATTGCGATCCTGACCATGCCGCTGCTGGTCAACCTGTCGCTGGCGCATTTCATGGCCGCCGACCAGGCCATCCCGCTGCAATTTGCCAAGGTGCTGCAGGTGTTTGCCATCGTATTGGTGCCGGTGGCCCTGGGCATGCTGATTCGCTATTTCGCTCCGGGTTTTGCGGCGCGCATGGAGCGGCCGATGAAGATTATCGCCGCGCTGTTTCTGGTGTTCACGATCGTCCTGGCCATGGTCAAGGACTGGCAGACGGTCGTGGACTATGCCCCGGTGGTAGGCGGCGCGGCGCTGTTGTTCAACCTGTTGAGCCTGTGCATTGGCTACTGGCTGCCGCGTCTGCTGAAAATCCCCAAGCGCCAGGCGATTGCCATCGGCATGGAGATTGGCATCCACAACGGCACCCTGGCGATTGCCCTGGCGCTGAGCCCTACCCTGCTGAACAACTCGACCATGGCGATACCGGCGGCGATCTACAGTTTGATCATGTTCTTTACGGCGGCGGGGTTTGGTTGGTGGGTGAGTCGGGGGCGCGAGCCCGTCACAGTAGGAGCGCAGTGA
- a CDS encoding HlyD family secretion protein produces MNKLVAQVSTLVVVVLALVLGWFAWEHYTRAPWTRDARVRADVVTLSADVAGRIVSLKVADNQHVDKGALLLEIDPERYALAVEHARRAIEVARASEGLAQAAIISSQALLKQRQSEEQRRRTLKQGFAISGEEWEKSSTDVAVAQAELMRGQANLSLATANVQLATAALTQAELDLQRTRIFAPVSGYVTNLLTRQGDYATAGGPLLALVDSSSFHISGYFEETKLPRIHQGSKVDIALMSGERFQGTVQSIAYAITDRENAPGNRLLANINPSYTWVKLAQRIPVRIEIDPDYAGKANLRAGTTATVTVRE; encoded by the coding sequence TTGAACAAACTTGTGGCCCAGGTTTCGACCCTGGTTGTGGTGGTGCTGGCACTGGTGCTGGGCTGGTTTGCCTGGGAGCATTACACCCGCGCGCCCTGGACCCGCGATGCACGGGTGCGCGCCGACGTGGTGACACTGTCGGCGGATGTCGCCGGGCGCATCGTCAGCCTCAAGGTGGCGGACAACCAGCACGTCGATAAAGGCGCGCTGCTGCTGGAAATCGACCCCGAGCGTTACGCCCTGGCGGTCGAGCATGCGCGCCGCGCCATCGAGGTGGCGCGGGCCAGCGAAGGCCTGGCCCAGGCGGCGATCATCTCCAGCCAGGCCCTGCTCAAGCAGCGCCAGAGCGAAGAACAACGCCGGCGTACCCTGAAGCAGGGCTTTGCCATCTCCGGTGAAGAATGGGAAAAATCCAGCACTGACGTGGCCGTGGCCCAGGCCGAACTGATGCGCGGCCAGGCCAACCTGAGCCTGGCCACCGCCAACGTGCAACTGGCCACGGCCGCCTTGACCCAGGCCGAGCTGGACCTGCAGCGCACGCGGATCTTCGCCCCGGTCAGCGGCTATGTGACCAACCTGCTGACCCGCCAGGGCGATTACGCCACAGCCGGCGGGCCATTGCTGGCATTGGTCGATAGCAGCTCGTTCCATATCAGCGGCTATTTCGAGGAAACCAAATTGCCGCGCATCCACCAGGGCAGCAAGGTCGACATTGCCCTGATGAGCGGCGAACGCTTCCAGGGCACGGTGCAGAGCATCGCCTATGCCATCACCGACCGCGAAAACGCCCCCGGCAACCGCCTGCTGGCCAATATCAACCCCAGTTATACCTGGGTGAAACTGGCCCAGCGCATTCCGGTACGCATTGAGATCGACCCCGACTATGCCGGCAAGGCCAACCTGCGGGCCGGCACCACGGCCACGGTGACGGTGCGCGAATAA